The following is a genomic window from Sporocytophaga myxococcoides DSM 11118.
TTTTCTCCCCACCATAAAATAATTGTCTACCAACCAGAAACTACATGCCAGAAATGCTCCTTCAGAGCCAGGTAAACCATCACCAGCCTTTTGGTTTTCGTAGCGAAGAACGAATCCATCTCTTAACAATGTATTCTCAATCGCCTCTACTGTTCCTTTAATTTTAGGATCATTCGCAGGTAAGAAACCATAGTGAGGTATAAGCAACACACTTGCATCAAGCACCTCTGCGCCATAAGACTGTGTAAATGCATTAACTCCTTTATGAAATCCACGCTGGCTGACTTCTTCATGGATTCTTTCACGAAGAGTACGTAAATGTGACAGAAGAGAAGGATCAAATTCTATATCAGGATTCTCATCAATATACTTAACAACCCTGTCTACAGCTACCCAAGCCATTACCTTAGAATGAGTAAAGTGTCGGCGACCGCCTCTCACCTCCCATATACCATCATCCGGGTACTGCCATATTGTGGTTAAATGATTCACAATTCTTCTTAATGTTCTGGTTGATTCTTCTTTCCTAGGCATACCCATTTTGGAAGCCAAGTACAAGGCATTAAGTACCTCTCCGAAAATATCCAGCTGAAACTGACCAGAAGCTGCATTACCTATATGGACAGGTTTAGAGTTTTCATAACCAGGTAAATATTCTAATTCAAATTCAGTTAACCTTCGTCCACCATCAATATTATACATGATCTGTATCTGTTCAGGATCACCGGCGACAGCACGTATCAACCAATCACGAAAAGCAATTGCTTCATCAGCATATCCACATAACATAAGAGCCTGCAATGTAAGACTCGAGTCTCTTATCCAGCAGAATCGATAATCCCAGTTACGCACACCACCCAGTTCTTCAGGCAAAGATGTTGTAGGAGCAGCAACTATACCTCCAGTAGGAGCATATATCAATGCTTTGAGGGTTATCAATGAACGCATAACTGCATCCCTGTATTTCCCTCGATAAGTACATCTAGAAGACCAGTCAATCCAGAAGTTTTCGGTAGCTCTGAATTCTTTAACAATATCAAGTGGTTTAGGAGGTTGCAAATTGGAGCTATACCAACTCATCTGAAACTCGATGCGATCTCCCTTTTTAACGTTAAAATAAGCGCTTACCCCTTTGTCATTTCTTTTCATCTCAACGTTACCCCGCACCACAATTGCATCTGGTCCCGCAATCAGAGTAAATTCCCTATCCCCCCCATCTATCATTGGTGGATAAGCCCCATAACCGAACTTGACGTTAAGAAGCATCTCCATAGGAACTTCCCCTTCTATTCCTTCCAAAACCCTGATAACTTCAGAACCATCCTCGGTAAGAGGCATAAACTCAGTCCTTCTGACAATACCGGTATCACAGATAATATCTGTTTCAAGGATAAGTGTATCTCCCCGGTACCTTTGTTTAAACTCTTTTACACCAATAGATGGTCTCAATGCCCACTGACCATGCTCATCATATCCGATTAGTGATGAAAACATTGCATCCGAATCAAAACGTGGTGCACAAAGCCAGTCAACAGAACCTGTATCTGACACTAGCGCAGATGTTCTCAAATTCCCTATCAACCCATAATCCTCTATTCTCGACGCCATATATCTTTTGTTTCTTCTTACAATCCAACCTGACAGTATAAAATTATATTTTACAAATTCAATTCTGCCATCTCAAAACAGAACTCATCCATATCTTAATTCGTTCTTCCCGCACATAACACGGTAGATATCATGTACTAACACACAAAAAAGCCCGTCCAAAAACTGTCTTATATCTTTCAGGTTAATATTATATGAAGACAATAAATAACCCAAAGTGCTGGACTGATCTATCTGCTCCAGTGACAAATAAAATGGTTCATTGGCCAGGAGAACCTGAAGTTTCGGTTTGTAAACTTTTTGACATGAACAAAGGTGGGCCAGCCAACGTTACCACCCTTTCAATGAGTGCTCATACGGGAACTCATATGGATGCTCCCTTACATTTTGTAAAAAATGGAAAAGATATATCTATGTTTCCTTTAGATCTGATGATAGGACCTGCACGGGTTATAGAAATCAAACACGACAGATTTATCCCACTCGAAGAAGTAAAGCAATATGAGATCAATCCTACTGAAAGGGTAATTTTCAAAACTAAAAATTCTTTATCTGAATGGGCTAAGCAAGAGTTTAAGAGAGATTACGTTTATCTTTCTTCAGAAGCTGCTCAATACCTTAAGGAGAAAAAAATATCTATTGTCGGAATAGATTATATATCTATAGGAGGAAAGAATAACGGAAAAGAAGTACATCAAACATTGTTAGGAAACAACATATGGATCATCGAAGGTCTGTTTTTAAAAGATGTTATTCCGGGCTTGTATGAAATGATTTGCATGCCCGTCAAAATAAAAGATTCTGACGGAGCACCTGCAAGAGTGATTATAAGAAAAATATGACTTTGGTCAGACCAGGTGTTTTACGAATAAAACTCTGTCTTCTCCGTCTCCATCGTAGTTACTGAAAAAATCTATGCCATCGACGGTCTTATTGCTTCCTGGCATTATTTCAAAACCAATTCTTTTGTGAAACGCAATTGAGTTTTTATTAAAGGGAGAGGTTACACAATAGATTTTTTCCACACCAGCCCCTTGTACCCTATCGACAAAGAAGTCATACAACCTCTTTCCAATTTTATAATTTCTATATCCGGGATCTACTCCTACAAAATGTACATATGCATCTCTATGATTTTCCTGACTGAAAAATCCAATAATAAAACCTAGTACTCTTCCATCTGCAACAGCAACAAAACCTGTATCATTAAAATATTTAAAAAATAAACGAGGAAGCATACTAGCCATCGCTCTTCCATCCCACCAGCTGTTTAGATTATTGATGACATACACATAATCATCATCTGAAACATTTCTAAAAGTTATTTCCATATAATAGATTTTGGTTAAAATTAATTATAAAAACATTTACCAATCTTTAATTTTCGGATTAATAATGCTGATTTACAAATCAATGATACAATGCCGAAAACCAGATTTTTCATTTAATTGATCTGACTTCATTCACAAATCAACATTTAAAGTCGAATCAACCTACAACAACAGGGTATCAATCTTATGCGCCTGAACAACTTCTTCAGTTGGCGACCAGGTAAAAATAGTAAAGTGTCCATCCTGAGAAGCAACAAAAGCTAAAGCGTTTTTCTGATCATAGACAAACTGAGCTGCTGAAAGATGTCTTGTTCCACCTGTATTGGATGGATTAATCATAATTGCTCCTCCTCCGACAATAGGCTCACTCATATAAACCTTATCCACTCTGGCATTACCAACAGACCTTCCTATTTTAGCACCAAAAGCATAGAGTTCATATTTATCATTAATAATAGTTGCTCCATCTACAGCAGTTAAACCAGCAAGGGTTTCAACCTCAGTACGCAAAGCTCCTTGCCAAATTACTTCCGAACGCACATCTACATCCTTACTCATGAGATCCGAAAGACCTGAATAAGGCGGAGCAATGGAATATTTAATTGGATGCAAAATCGACTTTCGCCAGTCATCATTTACAGAAGGAACTACAAGAAGAGAACCGCCATGACGATGTGCTCTCATCGAAACGGCCAACTGAACCAGCACATTCATTGAATCACTCCAGGAATGAGGAACTGTATAGCCCAAAAGATATTTTAAAAGTTCAGGACAATCAGGATGATTGGCGCTGTTTTCATCAATGATTTTGACCTGATCTCCAATAAGGACAGCAACGTTGGCAAATTTACCAAAACCATGTACCCTTCTGTGTTTGATAACCAATATCCCTGGTTCACTTACATCAAGCACAAAGCAAAGATTCGGAATCTTAAGCGTCGTTCCCCAGATATACAACTGATCATTTTCATGCCACACTCCCAAATGTACCCCGGGACGTTCTACTCCTAAGGACAATTTTGTAAGATGAAATGCGGTAAACGCCATCTTCTGTTCGAAAAGAATTGGTACACCCACCTGCTCCGGTGGCAAAAATGCAATGGAAATTTTGGTGGAATTACCTTCCTCCCTTCTCAAACTTGCCCAGAATGCCGTATCAATCATTGTCTCTACCATTTTCACAGTCGGCTCTGCGGCAAGATTAGTATCTCCTCTCATTCGGGCAGCAGAAAGTTGATGGGCAAAATGTTTCTCAATGGTTTTTGCTACCGATGATGCAGCCTTATATGTTGTTTTTTTACTCATATTTAATCCTAAAAATCTCTATTATCAAACTTCAACAAGGTCACAAATTTATAGGTTTCTGCTTAAGGCCTATCAATTCTCTCCTTAAAATGTAAAAATCAGAGCCCAAAGACCAAGATTCGAAACCCAAAGTTCGAAAATTGAAGTTCTAAGCTCGGAGTTCTGAGTTAAAAGCTTCGAGATTTAGCTAAAAGCTTGAAGATTCGAGTCAAAAGCTCAAAGATTCGGATTGAAAGCTCGGAAATTCGAGTCAAAAGCTCGGAGATTTGAGTTAAAAGCTCGGAGATTCGGATTGAAAGCTCGGAAATTCGAGTCAAAAGCTCGGAGATTTGAGTTAAAAGCTCGGAGATTCGAGTCAAAAGCTCGGAGGTTTGAGATAAAAGCTCGGAGATTCGAGTCAAAAGCTCGGAGATTCGAGTCAAAAGCTCGGAGGTTTGAGTTAAAAGCTCGGAGATTCGGGTTAGCTTCCTCTGCCAGGATACAAATCTTGAATGAAAAGTGGTAACAGAAGACAGTTGGAGCAAAGCGAATTGGTTAAGAAGATGTGACTCCCAGGATGTATGTTTTGAATTATAGTTTAGAAAGATCACCCCATCAGGCCTTCTTTTTTTTAAAACAGTAGCAATAATAGTCCTGCTGATTTAAAAAATTATATCTTACTGCTACCTTGTCAAAATGAATCCAATCTCAAATGAATAACATAAAATCTAAATTAACCCTATTCTTTTTTTTGATGACAACTATTATTGGGTGTAAAAATTCCGATAGAATCAGAGAAGATAAACAGATTGAATCTAATAAAGATATAGTTCGGCTTAACGGCAACGATTATGATTTGAGTGAGACAAGAAAAGATACCATAAGGCTTCTTATAGATTTTATTAATAGACAAAGTGCTCTTCTGGATAATGATGAGGAAGCGAGTTCCTTGAGCCAATTAATTTCAGGATATTCATTTGATGGAAGATTTATTTATTCCATTAGTTCGGATCTCGACGCTCAAGGTAATGAAGATTTAGTTTTAAATAAATTTGATCAGGATTCAGGTTATATAGTTTCTTCCGTTTCCATTAATAATCTTATTGAAAGGCAATCTCCTTGTAGTTCTGATAAATTTGATAAGTCTTCAGGTTGTCAAGTCCATAGATTTTTGATTTCATCACCTGAAAATGTTTCTATAGCTTCAATAGGAAAGGGATATGGGTTTACAATATTCAATCATGATCTAGTAAAGCAATATGAATTAAGTTTAAAATTTGACACAAGAACAATCGATTTTATTAATAATTAATTTCAAATTCCTATTACTCTGATAGTACTATATTAATAAATTCGGTTGAAGGGCTTCTGGCAATCAAGGACTCAAGCGTTATGTTATTAGATAGCAATGCTATTTGTGATATTAAAACAGGAGAGATCTTTGAAGTAAAGAGAAATTTAGAATCTTCTTCAGTAAATATCTTTCAGAATGATTCTCTTGTTTTAAGTTATAAATCTTTACCCGACGATATTAGTTTGTACAACCAAAAAATTTATTTTGGGACTTATGCTGGGAACGATAGTTATGATCTTTTAGTCATAAATACGATTGGTGGTCAAATCCGCCTTCATAAAATTTTTCTGCCCCATTCTATTGGCCCGTTTGAATTTAAATTTTCTCCTTATTCAAAAGGTATATTTTGTAGTTTAGAATATGAAGATAAGGGGAATAGATCCACTAGTTGTTTTTTCTTAAAGCTGGATTAAGTAATATAATAGGTGCCGTCGTTAAATCGATGGCACCTATATAATGTGATATATTTTTAACCTACCCTTATATGAACATCAGGAAACTTCTTTAACTGTCACACGTTTGAGACTGCCATGTACATTTTGATGGCCCATATTTATGAAACAGAAAAGATAATTAACGACTACAAGGCTTTCTATAACAATAAAGGAATGATATATAATTATATATCACTTTAATTTACTCAACTAGTATTCAGCACATTTAACATTAACAACATGAAGAAACTTTTACTATCATTGCCACTTTTAGTAGGCGCATTAACTACCAATGCTCAATCCCTTAATTTTGATGGAATCGATGACTATGTTCAGACAAACAATAATATCACCATTGGCAACCCATCAACTATAGAAGTATGGGTAAACATAAACACCCCAGGCGATTGGGACGGAATTATTACAAGTTCAACAGTAGTAACTGATAATAGTGTCCCCTTTATACAACTGACAATGACATCCGAGGGGATACTAAGGCACGAGATCCATGCAATTCCATTATCTGAAGGATTACCTGTAACAAAATCTTATTTGGGAGCAACTGAACTGCCCGGTGCATGGCATCACATTGCTGTAAGCATAGATGGAGCAAACATAAAGTTATACGTAGATGGCAATATCGAAGGCGACTATACTGATGAAGACCTTCTTCTTCTGACTGAAAATCCTGTTGTCAGCCCTATCCTAATCGGAGGAGAAAGAAATCTGAATAATTTTCTTGATGGAACCATGGACGAAGTAAAGATCTGGAATGTAAGCCGCACAGAAGCTCAAATTCAGGAAGATATGGATTACAAACCTGTTGTTCCACAAGAATCTTTAATCGCTTACTATGATTTTAATGATGGAAGACCTAACGAAAATAACAACGAGAGTACCACTTTGACCGACGTTTCCGGGAATGAGAATAGCGGAACGTTAAATAATTTCACACTTGCAGGTACAAGCTCAAACTGGATAGATGATTCAGGCAAGGGTGCTTTAATAACAGGCAATAGTTCATCTGTAAATATTCAGACTATCAGCATACATCCTAATCCGGCAACAGATGTATTCTACTTACAAAAAGACATAGCCCTTGATAATGCTACTATTGAAGTATATGATATGACAGGACAAAGAGTATTGTCTGAGAATATACAGAACAATGTAACAAGCATAAACCTAAGCAACCTGAATAATTCCGTTTATCAGGTTCGTGTTATGAACAACAATAAAGTTATTTACCAAAACCGTGTGGTAAAGCAATAATAACTTTTAAGTAATAAAGTCAATTCAGACATACCTATTTTCAGATATAAAAGGATCGCATATAAGTGCGATCCTTTTTTTGTTTGAACTAACACAGCAAAACAACTAGCAGGTATTATTTTCTAAAAGGAGAATTTTTTTAAGACCATTTAAACAAAAGAGGAAACTTACTGTAACTTTTAAAAAGTTTAAAATCATCATTTCCATTCTTTCCTTAACAAGATAAGGACCTGCATTGTGGTAATTGAAGGTCTGTAATTTCTGCCTTGCTCCAACTCCGAAAGTCTTCAACTTGTCATTTGTATTTGATGAAATAACTTCCACAATAATCCTGACTGATCTAAGAGTAAAATTAGATGCTGAAGAATCAGGAAATCCCCCTTATCCCTTCCGATAGTGATAAGCAACTATAATTTTTAAGTCGACAAAACCTGTATTGAGACAATACTAATAAGTTCTATAAATACTTTTTACTTAAACAAACAAACTACGGTTGGACATATAAAATAAGTAGACAAACGTTTAGAATAAAAATGTAAAATTAAATTTGTTTAGGCATTTACTCACCATTCCCTACTTCCCTTATAAAATAAGGTTTTCCCTACAAATAAAATTAAATTAAAATTATATTAAAAACACTTAAACACGCTCTAATGCTTCGTGTTATACTTCCATATATCACACTTCAGCCATGTTAAATCCATTCAAATTTGACAAAAGATTTATACTCGTATATGTATTTTTCTATGCTATAATTATACATACAAAAATATATGGACAAAGCTTTTCTTTCAGTAATCTAAAAGGAGTTACTGTATTAAACCCAACATCATTACAGTTTGGGCCAGATGGAAAATTATATGTCAGTCAGCAGGACGGCATTGTCCAGGTTTTTACTATCCAAAAGAATGGACCTAAAGACTATACTGCTATTGCAACCGAAAAAATAGATCTTGTTAAAAAAATCCCTAACCACAATGATGATGGGTCGCTATTGGCGCAAACAGCAGGTAAACGGCAGACTACAGGCCTATTGGTTGCAGGAACAGCAGAGTCTCCATTAGTTTATGTAACTTCCAGTGATTATAGAATGGGAGCAGCCTCAGCAGGAGATATGAATCTCTGTACTAATTCAGGAATACTATCTAAGCTTTATAAAGAAGGAAATGTCTGGAAAAAAATTGATCTAGTAAGAGGACTTCCCAGATCAGAGGAAAATCATGCTCCCAATGGCATGCAACTTCATGATGGGAAAATAATCATGATTGTGGGAGGCTTTACGAATGCGGGAGCTCCATCAATGACTTTTACCTATATCAGTGAATACGCCCTTTCTGCAGCTGTATTATCAATCGACCTGAGTGCAATAGAAGCTATGCCACTTAAAATCGATGAAAGTGGTCAGAACCCATATAGATATGACATTCCCACACTTGATGATCCAACCAGACCCAATAAACCTGATGGAACTGATGTGAATGATCCCTGGGGAGGAAACAACGGGCTCAACCAGGCAAAGATTGTCCCCAATGGTCCTGTACAAATATTTGCTACAGGTTTCAGGGCTGCTTATGATATATTAATAACTAAATCAGCCATAAGAAAAGGCAGAATATATAGCATTGACAATGGAGCAAACAGAACATGGGGAGGTTATCCTGTCCTGGAGCAAGATGGAGTTTCATATACCAATAAATACCCAGAAGGAGAGCCTGGATCAAGTGCAGTTGAAAATCTTGATGGATTGGAATATATAGGACATATAGACAGTTATATTCCAGGATCCTATTACGCAGGACATCCGAACCCTATCAGAGCTAACCCGAAAAATGCAGGGTGGCATTCTGTATACGGAGATCATAAAGGATGGAGAAATGATAATTCAGATACAAGTCTTCCCTTACCTGTTGACTGGCCTCCTGTACCTTTAGATATGGCTAATCCCCAAGAAGGTGAGTTTCACAATCCGGGTACAGCAAAAGACAAAGGACTAATCTACTTCAACACTTCTACAAATGGACTATGCGAATACACTTACTCTAAAAATCCGCTTTACGGTGATATTCTTGCAGCCTGCTTCGACGGCACTATAGCACGGATAAAGCTTGATGACGCAGGCAATGTATTAAATAGTAAAACAGCAAACAGAGTTAATCTTGACAAGCCTTTTGCAAGTGGATTCGGAGACAAACCTCTGGATATAATTGCTCAGGGCGACGATGAGCCTTTTGAAGGGACAGTGTGGATTGCAACTTACGGATCTCACCTCATTACAATCCTTGAACCAGAAGATGTCGTTTGTACAGGGGATACAACAGATCAAGTCTTAGATGACGACCACGATGGTTTTTCAAACTATGAAGAAAGCATTAGCGGAACAGACCCTTGTAATGCCGTTGACAAACCATCTGATACAGACAATGATGGAATAAGCGACAACTATGATGAAGATGATGACAATGATAACGTCAAAGATATTCTCGACTTATATGCTTTAGATTCTCAAAACGGTCTCACTACTGCTATCCCTACCCATTATAATTTATTTAACAATGACCCAGGTACAGGTCTCTTCGGATTAGGCTTTACAGGACTTATGAGCAATGGAGTAGATGCATACAACAAACTCTTTGATCCGGATAAAATAATTGCGGGTGGAGCTGTTGGTGCATTAACAGTTGAAGAGATTCCGGAAGGCGATGCTGCCGGGCCACTCAATACACAAAAATATGCTTTCCAGTTCGGAGTCAACGTTGACAAGAATACCGGACCATTCCTAATTAAAGCAGGGATATTACCGAATTACTTTAATGGTGTTACCCCAGTAGATTATCAATCACAGGGAGCCTTTATGGGATATGGGGATCAGGATAATTATATAAAAATTGTTTATAATTCAAATGGAGGCAAAGGAGGTATTCAGGTATTGAGAGAAGCAAATGGTACAAGCAATTCCTTTCAGAAAGACCTTCCTGAAGGGGGCGTACAATCAAAGCTTATTACTTTCTACTTTGCAGTAGATCCATCATCTGGTATGGTATTTCCCAAGTATGAGGTTAACAAAAATATCTATAGCTTTGATCCTATTGAGACAACAGGTAGACTGCTCGGTGCAATTCAAAAAAGTGACACCGCTCTTGCTGTAGGTATTATTGCTACATCAAACGGATCAGGAAAGACTTTCAGTGCAACATGGGACTATATAGAAGTAGTACCGGGAATTGTTTCTTCAATATCAAAATGGCATGATGGAAATAAGTCAATCAATATCAACTTATACCCTAACCCTTCCAGAGATTTAGTTAACATAAATATTAATGAAGAAGGTGGTAAAAGATATACGATAAAGATATATAATAATCTTAGTCAGATGATATCAGAGAAAGCTATCTACTTTGATTCGAATTTAAAAGATTATTCTATACCTGTATCTGACTATCCAGAGGGAGTTTATTACTTCCAGGTAATACCTGAAGGTGCTGATCACTCTGCAACACTCAAATTCATTAAAAATTAATAGGATTAGCCATTTAATTCCCGTTGACGATAGTCGTCACATTAGCTAAAACTTTAAAAGACCTCATCCTAAATCCCTCTCCTGAAGGAGAGGGACTTTAATGTGTATGTTATTAGTTCTAATCGCTGTTAATTCAATCTTATCGTCGACTGTTCCCTTCTCCTTCAGGAGAAGGGTTAGGGATGAGGTTTAATTGGCTTGAATACAATACTTTTTGGCAAATACATAAAATGCTTAAGTTCCACCTACAATACTTATTCTATCCTTTAAACATAAATTCTTCTAATAACATCCATAATCAAAACGAACAAACTAAGATTCTGATTTTTAGGTTTTAAAACTAAAAGAAACCGGAAGGAGGTTATATGTTAACGGATGTTAGTGAGTTATTGCAGAGAGTATCTCCTACAAAGGAAGAGATAAAAGGTTCAATAATTTCTTTTGAAGAAAAAATTTCACAAGAGTTCAAACAAAAAGCAGAAATAGAAAATAAACGAGCACATCTCGTTACTAAGATTTCAGAACCATATAAAACTCCTATTATTGATAATATGGAACTGAGCGCTCCTGATTTTAAATCCTTGGAAGAACTGGCCCTTAACGAACATGAACTACATCGCCAAAAGCTCAAAGAAGAACATACCGATGTAGAGGAAAGAGCCCGATACATGCTGAGAATTGATGAGCGATATAACATAATGGGACCACCCTATGATATAGATTGGACAAACGGAGCCATAGGATATGCTCATCCAAGCACAGGAGAATTCGGGATAGCACCATTTAACGGCCAAGTCGCAGCAGCTATTGGAATATTTATATCTCCATTACAAAATGTCATAGGTCGTTTTACTGCATATGTTCCAGTTACCTTCTCCTGGTTCAACTGGATCATAAACAGTGGATATGCGAGCACTAACGGAGGAATAGGAGTTATGATTTATGATGTTAAATCTGGCCAACCCCTTCTGGACAATAGAGCTAAACTATGGAACAATACCTTGGTTGGAGCTGGCTTCTCGAATGAATCCGAATCCTCTACTTATCTTAGCAGTACATCTGCAGCTGAAAGTTATTTTGCAATGACAGGAGGTGAATCATATCTGGTGTGGATTTGGTGCTGGGGTGAGACAAAATTCATCGGAAGCCCAGCTTTATCCATGGCATCCATTGCAGGTAAGATTCCATTTGTGGCATTACAATCATGGCCTACCAGATAATTTCTTTAAATAAATAAGTAAGCCCAACTTCCCTTCTCAAACCTAATTATTCTGAAATACAAGGAATAGCAATAACATTACCATTGCTGTTCCTTTGTCATATACTAAAACTTTAATTTGTTTGTTGATCAATTTAAAACTCATTTTTTTTCAAATGTGTTATCACTTATAGAATCTAAAACAGCAACCCTATCAGTATAAACCCTGACTCTTGATCAAAATTAAGTATGCGTATAAAAGCATAAGAATTTATACTTTTACATTGCTATAAAATAACAAAATGCTGAATCACCTTTTTATACCCAAAAACTACGATCCAATCCTTAATCTTAAAAAGACAGAAAAAGCTATCAAGCTTATCAAGGATACTTTTGAACATCAGTTAGCCTCAGAATTAAGACTCAGAAGGGTTACTGCTCCTTTATTCGTCCTTAAAGGAACAGGCATTAATGATGACCTGAATGGAATTGAAAGGCCAGTTACCTTCCCAATAAAATTCATGAAAGAGACTCCTGCTGAAATAGTTCATTCGCTTGCGAAATGGAAAAGGATGATGCTGGCTAAATTGGAATTTCCTACAGGTTTCGGACTTTATACTGACATGAACGCCATCCGTCCTGATGAAGATCTTGACAATATTCACTCTCTTTATGTTGACCAATGGGACTGGGAAAGGGTAATGTCGGACAATGACAGGGATATCAATTTCCTTAAAAAGACAGTTACTCAGATTTATACTGCAATGAAGCGTACTGAATATCTGCTATGCGAAGAATATCCAGAATTAAATCCGGAGCTTCCTGAGCATATTCATTTTATTCATAGCGAAGAGTTATTGGAAAAATATCCTGACTTAAGCTCTAAAGAAAAAGAAGACAGAATTGCAAAAGAGTATGGTGCTGTATTTATTATCGGGATTGGAGGAGCTTTAAAGAATGGTCAGAAACACGATGGAAGAGCCCCGGATTACGACGATTGGAGCACAGAATCTGAAAACGGATTCAAAGGATTAAACGGAGATATCGTTGTCTGGAACTCCGTTTTACAAAGATCATTTGAATTATCTTCAATGGGCATCAGAGTAAATAAAACAGCATTGAAAAAGCAATTGGAGATTGCCGGCTGTGAGAACCGAGCAGACCTCATGTGGCACAAAATGCTTCTTAACGGAGAACTTCCACAAAGTATCGGAGGTGGAATAGGTCAGTCAAGACTATGTATGTATCTTTTAAAGAAAGCGCATATAGGAGAAGTTCAATCAAGCATATGGCCTGACGAGATGGTTGAGGAATGCAGAAAACATAATATCAATATTATATAGAAAGATATTAGAAAAAAGTAACCCCGAATATCAGGGTTTTCTTTTTCTTTATTCTTAAGGTTTATAAAAGTAAAGCCACTGATATCAGTGGCTTACTTATTTAAAAAAATCCCCATTAAAATATAATTACAACTTTTGCAATCTTATTACCTCAACTTTTCCTGAAGAATAAACAATAGTTAAAGTATACAAACCAGTATCAAGAGAGCTTCCAAATTCTAATAGGTCCCCCTTTATAACTTTTCCATATCTGAACACTTCAATTCCATTAGAATTCGATACTAATAAAGTTTCAATATCGTCAAGAGCAGTTAAATTGAAAGCTCCTATAGATGGATTAGGTCCTACCGGAGCTATAGATTCTATGCGTAAAGAACGGCTAGCCGGAGCAGCACAAACATCCACTTTCTTGCAATAAGAAGCGTAGTAAGGAGGG
Proteins encoded in this region:
- a CDS encoding T9SS type A sorting domain-containing protein, which gives rise to MLNPFKFDKRFILVYVFFYAIIIHTKIYGQSFSFSNLKGVTVLNPTSLQFGPDGKLYVSQQDGIVQVFTIQKNGPKDYTAIATEKIDLVKKIPNHNDDGSLLAQTAGKRQTTGLLVAGTAESPLVYVTSSDYRMGAASAGDMNLCTNSGILSKLYKEGNVWKKIDLVRGLPRSEENHAPNGMQLHDGKIIMIVGGFTNAGAPSMTFTYISEYALSAAVLSIDLSAIEAMPLKIDESGQNPYRYDIPTLDDPTRPNKPDGTDVNDPWGGNNGLNQAKIVPNGPVQIFATGFRAAYDILITKSAIRKGRIYSIDNGANRTWGGYPVLEQDGVSYTNKYPEGEPGSSAVENLDGLEYIGHIDSYIPGSYYAGHPNPIRANPKNAGWHSVYGDHKGWRNDNSDTSLPLPVDWPPVPLDMANPQEGEFHNPGTAKDKGLIYFNTSTNGLCEYTYSKNPLYGDILAACFDGTIARIKLDDAGNVLNSKTANRVNLDKPFASGFGDKPLDIIAQGDDEPFEGTVWIATYGSHLITILEPEDVVCTGDTTDQVLDDDHDGFSNYEESISGTDPCNAVDKPSDTDNDGISDNYDEDDDNDNVKDILDLYALDSQNGLTTAIPTHYNLFNNDPGTGLFGLGFTGLMSNGVDAYNKLFDPDKIIAGGAVGALTVEEIPEGDAAGPLNTQKYAFQFGVNVDKNTGPFLIKAGILPNYFNGVTPVDYQSQGAFMGYGDQDNYIKIVYNSNGGKGGIQVLREANGTSNSFQKDLPEGGVQSKLITFYFAVDPSSGMVFPKYEVNKNIYSFDPIETTGRLLGAIQKSDTALAVGIIATSNGSGKTFSATWDYIEVVPGIVSSISKWHDGNKSININLYPNPSRDLVNININEEGGKRYTIKIYNNLSQMISEKAIYFDSNLKDYSIPVSDYPEGVYYFQVIPEGADHSATLKFIKN
- the asnA gene encoding aspartate--ammonia ligase, which codes for MLNHLFIPKNYDPILNLKKTEKAIKLIKDTFEHQLASELRLRRVTAPLFVLKGTGINDDLNGIERPVTFPIKFMKETPAEIVHSLAKWKRMMLAKLEFPTGFGLYTDMNAIRPDEDLDNIHSLYVDQWDWERVMSDNDRDINFLKKTVTQIYTAMKRTEYLLCEEYPELNPELPEHIHFIHSEELLEKYPDLSSKEKEDRIAKEYGAVFIIGIGGALKNGQKHDGRAPDYDDWSTESENGFKGLNGDIVVWNSVLQRSFELSSMGIRVNKTALKKQLEIAGCENRADLMWHKMLLNGELPQSIGGGIGQSRLCMYLLKKAHIGEVQSSIWPDEMVEECRKHNINII